The nucleotide sequence CTTTGTCCAGGGAGAACAGCCGCGCCGAATTAAGCCCGTTGAGGGCCACCGCAAACACGATTTCCTTATCGATAGCCGCCGGCAGCACGAAGCCTTCGTTGTAATCGGTGTGCTCCCCAATGAGGTTCACCCGCCCCGGTGCCCTGACCAGCAATGGGTTAGTGCCGTAGCGGTGCTGAAAGGATGCAAGAACGCGCTGTGCCAACATAGCAGGGTCTAGTAATGAATCTGGGAGGTAACAGATGACTGCAAATCTATGCAATCGATTGCAAAAGCAAAACCGTTCTGCTGTAACGCGTGGAATTTCTTGTCGTATTTGCTCTGTTTAGCCTGCCTGAGTATTCGTGTGAGAGCCCCGGATAGCTCTTGCTATCTGGAATCCATAGAGGCCATAACAATCAGCCCGCTGTAGGTATAGAATGTTCATGAAACCAGTCGGTTGACCCGGGTTTAGAACAGTAAAAACTAGTTCTAAAAAGCTAGTCCCCTCCTTGGAAAGGAGGGGTTAGGGGTGGTTGATTCGTTGAACATCCACTAGGAATTAGCTTTAGTGAACGTTCTGGCGCAAGGTCAACCACCCCTAGCCCCTCCTTTCCAAGGAGGGGAACTAGCTTTCTAACTCTAGCGCTTGTTCTCCGCAACCTTGGTAATCAGTATGTATGCATTTGAAAAAAAGTTAGATGTGAGAAGCCGTGAAAGGTCGTGTTGGGATTATGGCTGGCGTTTCTATCTTTATGCAATCGTTTGCAAAATCGGTTTCATACTGCTTCTGCCTACTTTTCCTACCAATCCCGCTCCTGCATGTCCCGTGTTCTTTGTCGTATTCTTGGCCTGACCGCGCTGGTGGCCAGCGCGTGGTCCGCTGCCGCGCAAACTCCTGCCGCCACCCCGCTGCCTGCCGGCGACGTGGTGGTGGACAGCCGCGGCGTGATGCGCTGGCAGCAGAATAAGCAGGAAGTGGCCTTGTTCGGGGTGAACTACACGGCCCCGTTTGCCCACGCCTACCGGGCCCATCAGGCGGTGGGGGCCAACCTCGAAAAGGCCATCGAGCAGGATGTGTACCATCTCTCGCGCCTGGGCGTGGATGCGTTCCGGGTGCACGTCTGGGACGTGGAAATCACCGATACGCTGGGCAATCTGCAGGCCAACGAGCACCTGCGCCTGTTCGATTACCTGGTGGCCCAGCTCAAGCAGCGCGGCATCAAGCTGGTGCTCACGCCCATTGCCTACTGGAACAACGGCTACCCGGAGCGCGACTCGGGCACTGGCTTTTCCAGCATCTATTCCAAGCTGCAGGCCTACCGCAACCCACGCGCCATCCAAGCCCAGGAAAACTACCTGACCCAGTTCCTCAACCACCGCAACCCCTACACCCAGCAGCTCTACCGCGACGACCCCGACATCATCGCCTACGAGGTTTGCAACGAGCCCAAATACCAGGCGCCGGCCGCCGAGGTGACGGCCTTTGCCAACCGCATGGTGGCCGCCATGCGCGCCACCGGCTACCGCAAGCCCATCTTCTATAACATTGCCGAGAACCCGGAGTTGAGCGAAGCCATCCTGGAGGCCAACGTGGAGGGCCTCACGTTTCAGTGGTACCCGGCCGGGCTGGTGAGCGGCCACACGCTGCGCGGCAACCTGCTGCCCCACGTCGACCAGTACCCGATTCCGTTCCGCGCCGACGCCCGGTTTCAGCGCCGCGCCAAGCTGATTTACGAGTTTGAGTCGGCCGATATTATCCAGCCGGTGATGTACCCGTTTATGGCTCGCAGCTTTCGCGAAGCCGGGTTTCAGTGGGCCACGCAGTTTGCCTACGACCCGCTGGCCATTGCCCACGCCAACACCGAGTACCAGACCCACTACCTCAACCTGGCCTACACGCCCGGCAAGGCCATCAGCCTGCTCATTGCGGGCAAGGTATTCCGCCAGACGCGGCGGGAGCAGCCGTTTCAGCGCTACCCCGCCGATTCTACGTTCGGTGCGTTTCGGGTGAGCTACCGCGAAGGGTTGAGCGAGATGAACACCGACGAGGAGTTTTATTACACCACTTCCACCCAAACCCGTGCCCGGCGCCCGGCGCGGCTGCGCCACCTGGCCGGCGTGGGCAGCTCGCCGCTGGTGCAGTATGGCGGTACCGGCGCGTACTTCCTCGACCGGCTGGCCCCGGGCGTGTGGCGGCTGGAGGTGCTGCCCGACGCGGTAGCCATCCGCGACCCGTTCGAGACGGCCTCGCTGCAGAAAACCGTCACCCAGATCTTGTGGAACGACCAGCCGCTGCGCCTCATGCTGCCGGAGCTGGGCGAGGCGTTCAGCCTGCGCGGCCTCAACGCCGGCAACACCGCGCAGTTCCAAGCCACGGCGGGTCGCCTGACCGTGCGGCCGGGCGTGTACCTGGTAGCGGCGGCCGGCAAAAACACTGCCGCCTGGACGCCGGACTCACGGCTGGGCCCGCTACGGCTGGGCGAGTTTGCGGCACCCGCCCCCACAGCCCTCGGGCCGCAGGTACGGCACACGCCCGTGCCCCAGGCCACAGCTGGCCGGCCCCTCACCATCCGGGCCACGCTCACGGGCCTCACGCCCGCCGACAGCGTGTTTCTGGTGGCCCAGCACTACTACGGGCGCACCGTGCGGCTACCCATGCAGCGGCCCGCCTACGCCACCGTGGAAGCCACCGTGCCGGCCGAGCTGACCTACGCCGGCCAGCTTCGCTACTGGATTGAGCTGCGGCAGAACGGCCGCCCGCGCACTTTCCCGGGCAACGTCAGCGGTGCGCCGCGCGACTGGGACTACTTTGCGCGGGAGCGGTGGGAGGTGGCGCTGGTGGGACCCAAAGCCCCGCTCGACCTGTTCCGGGCCGCCACCGACCAGGACCGGGTGGAAGCCCGCGCCCTGGCCCGCAACGCCTGGACCGACTACGTCACCACCGAGGCCACCGGCGCCCTGGCGCTGCGTTTCGTGCAAAGCAACCAGCCCGCCGCACCGGCCGCCGTTGCGGCTGGCCCGGCTGCCAGCCTGCGCGTGTACTTCGCCGACAAGCTGCTGGGTCGCCCGACTGACGTGGCAGGCTTCCGGGAAGTGGTGGTGCGCGCCCGCGCCAGCCAGCCGGTGGGCGCGCAGCTGGTGCTGGCCACCAAAGATGCCGCAGCGTTTGTGGCCCCGCTGGCCCTCAGCACC is from Hymenobacter yonginensis and encodes:
- a CDS encoding cellulase family glycosylhydrolase; this encodes MSRVLCRILGLTALVASAWSAAAQTPAATPLPAGDVVVDSRGVMRWQQNKQEVALFGVNYTAPFAHAYRAHQAVGANLEKAIEQDVYHLSRLGVDAFRVHVWDVEITDTLGNLQANEHLRLFDYLVAQLKQRGIKLVLTPIAYWNNGYPERDSGTGFSSIYSKLQAYRNPRAIQAQENYLTQFLNHRNPYTQQLYRDDPDIIAYEVCNEPKYQAPAAEVTAFANRMVAAMRATGYRKPIFYNIAENPELSEAILEANVEGLTFQWYPAGLVSGHTLRGNLLPHVDQYPIPFRADARFQRRAKLIYEFESADIIQPVMYPFMARSFREAGFQWATQFAYDPLAIAHANTEYQTHYLNLAYTPGKAISLLIAGKVFRQTRREQPFQRYPADSTFGAFRVSYREGLSEMNTDEEFYYTTSTQTRARRPARLRHLAGVGSSPLVQYGGTGAYFLDRLAPGVWRLEVLPDAVAIRDPFETASLQKTVTQILWNDQPLRLMLPELGEAFSLRGLNAGNTAQFQATAGRLTVRPGVYLVAAAGKNTAAWTPDSRLGPLRLGEFAAPAPTALGPQVRHTPVPQATAGRPLTIRATLTGLTPADSVFLVAQHYYGRTVRLPMQRPAYATVEATVPAELTYAGQLRYWIELRQNGRPRTFPGNVSGAPRDWDYFARERWEVALVGPKAPLDLFRAATDQDRVEARALARNAWTDYVTTEATGALALRFVQSNQPAAPAAVAAGPAASLRVYFADKLLGRPTDVAGFREVVVRARASQPVGAQLVLATKDAAAFVAPLALSTEMQEVRVPLSAFRAGPLLLSPRPYPGFLPLQFQSAAAATPLKLADAEVLQLLLDAVPAGGSAPAYVDIESVQLR